In a genomic window of Burkholderiales bacterium:
- a CDS encoding PAS domain-containing protein: MSTDPASESIVRHRKLAVALSRSGRLSIAAAGIVAALALFGRAFGYEALATFVPGWPVVRPLTAVFAIGVAIAFGLALSPRRQVGRALLALLAVGVLVTMWLPESGLPGGNLDVYPGSALLLIAAGAALLSSPGQRQLTAARLLAAASATLLFVALIGISFRLLLGLPPLVDVSLPSLAALLLLTYAVGVVRPDAWLLGMLTSHRAGAVMTRRLLPAVLMLTLVIGWLEVAGEGGGVLDPAFGSVLQTVLTMFAVGGLVLWGARLLDRVDAKRSEAERQARAQREWLHVTIASCGEAFIATDPVGVVRLVNPAAEALARKRSADLVGRSIVEAFPLQSDAGSIEHPLLAVLRGAEPDTARELKLVGSAPERYVEVSVAPINSSEPALIGGVMLVRDVSLRRQNEQALRLAYTELDRRVAERTAALERANVALQESLTLLRGVTESTPDLIIVKDSAGRVVMANPAQVEAIGKPEDSIVGRTDAEFMDDAALAARTMENDRRVMASGRTERVEESMQTPDGVRTYLTTKSPLHDVRGGVTGVIGVATDISGRKRMENELREAQRFTQGLVETAPIVLYLFDHLQHRIVYATGMGLQALGYTAADLMAHDRAGLERLIHPDDLAAVIDKLRRGQYEDQAMREVEFRLRASDGEWRWMHARERAFEPGAENRLRLGVTVDITDRKMAEIQREALVSTEQRLRLEAERANRAKDEFLAIVSHELRSPLNALRGWGFLLGSAKAPDASLIERATQAIKRNVDHQARLIDDLLDTSRIMSGKLNIERRPVNLVEVVQGAMEVVKPSSAAKRIDVTLDAGRPALNIEGDAARLHQIVVNLLSNAVKFTPEGGAVRVALKAADGALLLSVADTGAGIEAEFLPRVFDRFSQADTSTTRRHGGLGIGLALVRHLTELHGGKVRADSEGAGKGATFTVELPLPKEAVAVSAPAGERDASGGGLSGLTIFTLDDDPDARDVISLTLRQAGADVKSVATGGELIALLDNHVPDDPPDLLLLDLAMPDEDGFTVLARVRALEARKKIARAESLPAIAVTAFTEVSRARVIEQGFSDHVSKPIDAAKLVSSIRAALRAERAAI, translated from the coding sequence TTGAGCACCGATCCCGCCTCCGAGTCCATCGTCCGCCATCGCAAGCTTGCCGTCGCGCTCTCGCGCTCCGGACGGCTGTCGATCGCCGCCGCGGGCATCGTCGCAGCGCTCGCGCTGTTCGGACGCGCGTTCGGTTACGAAGCGCTCGCGACGTTCGTCCCGGGCTGGCCGGTGGTGCGTCCGCTCACGGCGGTCTTCGCCATCGGCGTCGCGATCGCGTTCGGGCTCGCGCTGTCACCGCGGCGACAGGTCGGGCGCGCGCTCCTCGCGTTGCTCGCGGTCGGCGTCCTGGTGACGATGTGGCTGCCGGAGTCGGGGCTGCCCGGCGGCAACCTCGACGTGTATCCGGGCAGCGCGCTGCTGCTCATCGCCGCCGGCGCGGCGCTGCTGTCGAGCCCCGGCCAGCGGCAGCTCACCGCCGCGCGCCTGCTCGCCGCGGCCAGCGCGACGCTGCTCTTCGTCGCGCTGATCGGCATCAGCTTCAGGCTGCTGCTCGGGCTGCCGCCGCTGGTCGACGTGTCGCTGCCGTCACTGGCCGCGCTGCTGCTACTCACTTATGCGGTCGGCGTGGTGCGGCCCGACGCGTGGCTGCTCGGCATGCTGACGAGCCACCGCGCGGGCGCCGTGATGACCCGGCGCCTGCTGCCCGCGGTGCTCATGCTGACGCTCGTCATCGGCTGGCTCGAAGTCGCGGGCGAAGGCGGCGGCGTGCTCGACCCGGCTTTCGGCTCGGTGCTGCAGACCGTGCTCACGATGTTCGCCGTGGGCGGGCTCGTGCTGTGGGGCGCGCGGCTGCTCGACCGCGTGGACGCCAAGCGTTCCGAAGCCGAGCGGCAGGCGCGGGCGCAGCGCGAATGGCTGCACGTGACGATCGCGAGCTGCGGCGAGGCGTTCATCGCCACCGATCCGGTCGGGGTGGTGCGCCTGGTCAATCCCGCCGCCGAGGCGCTCGCACGCAAGCGCTCCGCGGACCTCGTCGGGCGGTCGATCGTCGAAGCGTTTCCGCTCCAGTCCGACGCAGGATCGATCGAGCACCCGCTGCTCGCGGTGCTGCGCGGCGCCGAGCCGGACACCGCGCGCGAGCTCAAGCTCGTCGGCTCGGCGCCGGAGCGCTACGTCGAAGTGAGCGTCGCACCGATCAACAGCAGCGAGCCGGCGCTGATCGGCGGCGTGATGCTGGTGCGCGACGTGAGCCTGCGCCGGCAGAACGAGCAGGCGCTGCGCCTCGCTTACACCGAGCTCGACCGCCGCGTCGCCGAGCGCACCGCCGCGCTCGAGCGCGCGAACGTGGCGCTGCAGGAAAGCCTCACGCTCCTGCGCGGCGTCACCGAGTCCACCCCCGATCTCATCATCGTCAAGGACAGCGCCGGGCGCGTCGTCATGGCGAATCCGGCGCAGGTCGAGGCGATCGGCAAGCCCGAGGACAGCATCGTCGGCCGCACCGACGCCGAGTTCATGGACGATGCCGCGCTGGCGGCGCGCACCATGGAGAACGACCGGCGCGTGATGGCGTCGGGGCGCACCGAGCGCGTCGAGGAGTCGATGCAGACGCCCGACGGCGTGCGCACCTATCTCACGACCAAGTCGCCGCTGCACGACGTGCGCGGCGGGGTCACCGGCGTCATCGGCGTGGCGACCGACATCTCGGGACGCAAGCGCATGGAGAACGAGCTGCGCGAAGCGCAGCGCTTCACGCAGGGCCTCGTCGAGACCGCGCCGATCGTGCTGTATCTCTTCGACCATCTGCAGCACCGCATCGTGTACGCGACCGGCATGGGATTGCAGGCGCTGGGCTACACCGCGGCCGACCTGATGGCGCACGACCGCGCGGGCCTCGAGCGGCTCATCCACCCCGACGATCTCGCGGCGGTGATCGACAAACTGCGGCGCGGGCAGTACGAAGACCAGGCGATGCGCGAGGTCGAATTCCGGCTGCGCGCGAGCGACGGCGAATGGCGGTGGATGCACGCGCGCGAGCGCGCGTTCGAGCCCGGCGCGGAGAACCGGCTGCGGCTCGGCGTCACCGTCGACATCACCGACCGCAAGATGGCCGAGATCCAGCGCGAAGCGCTCGTCTCGACCGAGCAGCGGCTGCGCCTCGAGGCCGAGCGCGCGAACCGCGCGAAGGACGAGTTTCTCGCGATCGTCTCGCACGAGCTGCGCTCGCCGCTCAACGCGCTGCGCGGCTGGGGTTTCCTGCTCGGCAGCGCGAAGGCGCCCGACGCCTCGCTCATCGAGCGCGCGACGCAGGCGATCAAGCGCAACGTCGACCACCAGGCGCGGCTGATCGACGATCTGCTCGATACTTCGCGCATCATGAGCGGCAAGCTCAACATCGAGCGGCGGCCGGTGAACCTGGTCGAGGTGGTTCAGGGGGCGATGGAAGTGGTGAAGCCGTCGTCGGCGGCGAAGCGCATCGACGTCACGCTCGACGCCGGGCGGCCGGCGCTCAACATCGAAGGCGACGCCGCGCGCCTGCACCAGATCGTCGTGAACCTGTTGTCGAACGCGGTGAAGTTCACGCCCGAAGGCGGGGCGGTGCGCGTCGCGCTCAAGGCGGCGGACGGCGCTTTGCTCCTGTCGGTCGCCGATACCGGGGCCGGGATCGAGGCGGAGTTCCTGCCGCGCGTCTTCGACCGCTTCTCGCAGGCGGATACGTCGACGACACGCCGCCACGGCGGCCTGGGCATAGGGCTCGCGCTGGTGCGTCACCTCACCGAGCTGCACGGCGGAAAAGTCCGCGCGGACAGCGAGGGCGCGGGCAAGGGCGCGACGTTCACGGTGGAGCTTCCGCTGCCGAAGGAAGCGGTGGCGGTGAGCGCGCCGGCAGGCGAGCGCGACGCGTCCGGCGGCGGCCTGTCGGGCCTGACGATCTTCACGCTCGACGACGACCCGGACGCGCGCGACGTCATCAGCCTGACCCTGCGCCAGGCGGGAGCCGACGTGAAGAGCGTCGCGACCGGCGGCGAGCTCATCGCGCTGCTCGACAACCACGTGCCGGACGATCCGCCCGACCTCCTGTTGCTCGACCTCGCGATGCCGGACGAGGACGGCTTCACGGTGCTCGCGCGCGTGCGGGCGCTGGAGGCACGCAAGAAGATCGCGCGCGCCGAGTCGCTGCCTGCGATCGCCGTCACCGCGTTCACCGAAGTGAGCCGCGCGCGCGTGATCGAGCAGGGCTTCAGCGACCACGTCAGCAAGCCGATCGATGCGGCGAAGCTCGTGTCGAGCATCCGCGCCGCGCTGCGCGCCGAGCGCGCGGCGATTTAG
- a CDS encoding TolC family outer membrane protein, which translates to MIRHLASSLLLACLAVPAPAETLSQAVARAVEHFPEIRSALSREAAAAAQTGQARAELFPNVNLSLGEGRERSRNPGTRFLPDDPTLTRREFDVSGSQLLFDGGAATGQVRRFNAREQGARYLVVESAEAAATRAGQVYVDVRRLRDQLGLAKLNVQVHEKTLGDVTALADAGKGRRADVTQADARRALALSAVEQLSGQLEQTESQYRFFTGRPPGELETPPPLAPKLPPTLNDAVRMAIETHPTVLSAQKEFDAAQFDYESTRARYAMPRVTLDAGGSSNRNLDGQTGINADVYAMLRLRYNLFRGFGDVERVRESQARIDEAFANLARARNEVEREVRQAWNTLTADRLRLPVLEQYARASTEVAEAYRLQFQLGQRSLLDVLNAENERFNAVSGYIAGQAAVAQGEIRVLGGLGRFLDSVGVSVPGNPRTERAP; encoded by the coding sequence TTGATCAGACATCTCGCCTCATCGCTGTTACTCGCGTGCCTCGCGGTGCCGGCGCCGGCCGAGACTCTGTCGCAGGCAGTCGCGCGGGCGGTGGAGCATTTCCCGGAGATCCGCAGCGCGCTTTCGCGTGAGGCTGCGGCCGCGGCCCAGACCGGCCAGGCGCGCGCGGAGCTCTTCCCGAACGTCAACCTCTCGCTCGGCGAAGGCCGCGAGCGGAGCCGCAACCCCGGCACGCGCTTCCTCCCCGATGACCCGACGCTCACCCGGCGCGAGTTCGACGTCAGCGGCTCGCAGCTCCTCTTCGACGGCGGCGCCGCCACCGGCCAGGTGCGCCGGTTCAACGCGCGCGAGCAGGGCGCGCGCTACTTGGTGGTCGAGAGCGCGGAAGCCGCCGCGACGCGCGCCGGACAGGTCTACGTCGACGTGCGCCGCCTGCGCGACCAGCTCGGGCTGGCCAAGCTCAACGTGCAAGTCCACGAGAAGACGCTCGGCGACGTGACCGCGCTCGCCGATGCCGGCAAAGGACGGCGCGCCGACGTGACCCAGGCCGACGCGCGGCGCGCGCTCGCGCTGTCCGCGGTCGAGCAGCTTTCGGGGCAGCTCGAGCAGACCGAGTCGCAGTACCGCTTCTTCACCGGCCGGCCGCCGGGCGAGCTCGAGACGCCGCCGCCGCTCGCTCCCAAGCTCCCGCCGACGCTCAACGACGCGGTGCGCATGGCCATCGAAACCCACCCGACCGTGCTCAGCGCGCAGAAGGAATTCGACGCCGCGCAGTTCGATTACGAGAGCACGCGTGCGCGTTACGCCATGCCGCGCGTGACGCTCGACGCCGGCGGCAGCAGCAACCGGAACCTCGACGGCCAGACCGGCATCAACGCCGATGTCTACGCGATGCTGAGACTGCGTTACAACCTCTTCCGCGGCTTCGGCGACGTCGAGCGCGTGCGCGAGTCCCAGGCGCGCATCGACGAAGCGTTCGCCAACCTGGCCCGCGCCCGCAACGAAGTCGAACGCGAAGTGCGGCAGGCGTGGAACACGCTGACAGCCGACCGCCTGAGGCTGCCGGTGCTCGAGCAGTACGCGCGCGCAAGCACCGAGGTCGCCGAGGCGTACCGGCTCCAGTTCCAGCTCGGGCAGCGCAGCCTGCTCGACGTGCTCAACGCCGAGAACGAGCGCTTCAACGCGGTCTCGGGCTACATCGCCGGCCAGGCTGCGGTCGCGCAGGGCGAGATCCGCGTGCTGGGCGGTCTCGGGCGATTCCTGGACAGCGTCGGGGTGAGCGTGCCGGGCAATCCCAGAACGGAGCGCGCGCCGTGA
- a CDS encoding type I secretion system permease/ATPase: protein MSEAAVRVDPLAAALAVAARLYGQPASPDSLTAGLPLENGRLTPALVPRAAERAGLSARVVKTTIAEIQHVALPAILLMSERGACVLVEKDDKQAQIVLPELAEASREATLAELEADYTGHAILVGRLARFTAGTESERITEKHHWFWGTLKKEIPTYMEVAVATVLVNIFALASPMFFMNVYDRVVPNKAMETLWILALGLTIVLVFDLLLKILRGYFIDVAGKRADQALSAALFARVMDLKLDQPRQPVGSLANNLREFESLREFFTSATLASIIDLPFVLLFLGVIVWVGGFFMVLPVLVAIPIVVGVGLALQPKLRDHIRRSFAATEAKYSTAIETLAGIEHVKHLNAASQLQRKWESLVDYVAKESLASRMISAFAINFTGWVQGVVSIATLITGAYLAAEGHLSLGGIIACSIIVGRATAPLSQLAGLLTRYHTAMSALNALNKIMEAPVEREPGKTFVSRPRLGGRIDFRGVTFRYPGQPIDALRDLTFTIMPGDRVGIVGRMGSGKSTLAKLLIGLYQPQAGNVLVDSIDTRQIDPADLRRNVGYMPQNVVLFSGTVRQNVTMGAVHIDDAAMLRAVQLVGLDEHIQRHPQGFDLPVGERGEGLSGGQRQAVALARALLDDPPILLLDEPTASMDVGSEEQFKARLAQVLPGRTLIVVTHRESMLTIVDKLIVMDNGRAVAAGPKAEVLQALSQGRVRKAV from the coding sequence GTGAGCGAAGCCGCCGTCCGCGTCGATCCGCTCGCCGCCGCCCTTGCGGTGGCGGCGCGTCTCTACGGCCAGCCGGCGTCGCCCGATTCGCTGACCGCCGGCCTGCCGCTGGAGAACGGGCGTCTCACGCCCGCGCTCGTGCCGCGCGCCGCCGAGCGCGCGGGCCTGAGCGCCCGCGTGGTGAAAACGACGATCGCCGAGATCCAGCACGTCGCGCTGCCCGCGATCCTGCTCATGAGCGAGCGCGGCGCGTGCGTGCTGGTGGAGAAGGACGACAAGCAGGCGCAGATCGTCCTCCCCGAGCTCGCCGAAGCCTCGCGCGAGGCCACGCTCGCGGAGCTCGAAGCCGATTACACCGGCCACGCCATCCTCGTCGGGCGCCTCGCGCGCTTCACCGCGGGCACCGAGAGCGAGCGCATCACCGAGAAGCACCACTGGTTCTGGGGGACGCTGAAGAAAGAGATCCCGACCTACATGGAAGTCGCGGTCGCGACGGTGCTGGTCAACATCTTCGCGCTCGCCTCGCCGATGTTCTTCATGAACGTGTACGACCGCGTCGTGCCGAACAAGGCGATGGAGACGCTGTGGATCCTCGCGCTGGGCCTGACGATCGTGCTGGTGTTCGATCTATTGCTCAAGATCCTGCGCGGCTATTTCATCGACGTCGCGGGCAAGCGCGCCGACCAGGCGCTGTCCGCTGCACTGTTCGCGCGCGTGATGGATCTGAAGCTCGACCAGCCGCGCCAGCCGGTGGGCTCGCTCGCCAACAACCTGCGCGAGTTCGAATCGCTGCGCGAGTTCTTCACTTCCGCCACGCTCGCCTCGATCATCGACCTGCCGTTCGTGCTGCTCTTCCTCGGCGTGATCGTGTGGGTCGGCGGCTTCTTCATGGTGCTGCCGGTGCTGGTCGCGATACCGATCGTCGTCGGCGTCGGGCTCGCGCTCCAGCCCAAGCTGCGCGACCACATCCGCCGCAGCTTCGCCGCGACCGAGGCGAAGTACTCGACCGCGATCGAGACGCTCGCCGGCATCGAGCACGTCAAGCACCTCAACGCCGCCTCGCAGCTCCAGAGGAAGTGGGAGAGCCTGGTCGATTACGTCGCGAAGGAGAGCCTCGCCTCGCGCATGATCTCGGCGTTCGCGATCAACTTCACCGGCTGGGTGCAGGGTGTCGTATCGATCGCGACGCTCATCACCGGCGCGTACCTCGCGGCCGAAGGGCATCTCTCCCTCGGCGGCATCATCGCGTGCTCGATCATCGTCGGGCGCGCGACCGCGCCGCTGTCGCAGCTCGCCGGGCTTCTGACCCGCTACCACACCGCGATGAGCGCGCTCAACGCGCTCAACAAGATCATGGAAGCGCCGGTCGAGCGCGAGCCCGGCAAGACCTTCGTCAGCCGCCCGCGGCTGGGCGGCCGCATCGATTTCCGCGGCGTCACCTTCAGATATCCGGGGCAGCCGATCGACGCGCTGCGCGACCTCACCTTCACGATCATGCCGGGCGACCGCGTCGGCATCGTCGGGCGCATGGGCTCGGGCAAGAGCACGCTTGCCAAGCTCCTGATCGGCCTGTACCAGCCGCAGGCGGGCAACGTGCTCGTCGACTCGATCGACACGCGCCAGATCGATCCCGCGGATCTGCGCCGCAACGTGGGCTACATGCCGCAGAACGTCGTGCTCTTCTCGGGCACCGTGCGCCAGAACGTCACGATGGGCGCGGTGCACATCGACGACGCCGCGATGCTGCGCGCGGTGCAGCTCGTCGGGCTCGACGAGCACATCCAGCGCCATCCGCAAGGCTTCGACCTGCCGGTGGGCGAGCGCGGTGAAGGGCTCTCGGGCGGCCAGCGGCAGGCGGTCGCGCTCGCGCGCGCCCTGCTCGACGATCCGCCGATCCTGCTGCTCGACGAGCCGACCGCGTCGATGGACGTGGGCAGCGAGGAGCAGTTCAAGGCGCGTCTCGCGCAGGTGCTGCCGGGACGCACGCTCATCGTGGTCACGCACCGCGAATCGATGCTGACGATCGTCGACAAGCTCATCGTGATGGACAACGGCCGCGCGGTCGCCGCGGGCCCGAAGGCCGAGGTGCTGCAGGCGCTGTCGCAGGGGCGCGTGAGGAAAGCGGTATGA
- a CDS encoding AsmA family protein yields MTISKPLATALAVAAVLLAIPFGIILWIESEAGQRWIERKAYDSTGRVVKIGDIDIRIGWHPGARVTGLQITNPDWAKTSHLVDTQLIDGRVRLLPLLRGLVVVDDLTLTQAKVGLEREKDRNTWTFKQREKKQDEGPQRLFVQRVNIDRGFVVYRDTTIDTSVEMDVAGNVAQGGGTIDVVARGTYRGNKLHAVANFPGLLPTPDTAVDMSMAIAIGSVTAAAAGTVRAADVDGIDLDLDVSGASLGDIKKLVPVNLPDTPPYRLQGRFRNPAGAFIFDPFEGRVGDSDLSGAARYEKADATRKVPLLRAKLVSTLLDFDDLGPVAGAPPKTGAGETAAPKQKAQAASIDTTGKVLPQKRYEVEDFPLMDADVNFEGKKIVDAAHVPIEDLSVHWTMKDGVLRFEPMKFRLAHGLVTANLSLDSNKKPVAGKANIELAGLRLRELFPPTEKMKQPLGDIFARVDIAGRGTSAAELMGSADGRLAMLINGGYISNLLMEAAGLDVAEALRILATKDVDVKLRCAVVDLDLKQGNAKPQAFVIDTTDTVITADGTVDFKNELVDLKTKPVPKDPSIFVLRTPVNIVGPFKKPKVRPEIGPIALRAGAAIALGALNPLLSFLPFIETGPGKDTDCGKLMAEVKRAGVKEVKK; encoded by the coding sequence TTGACGATATCCAAGCCGCTCGCGACCGCGCTCGCCGTCGCCGCGGTGCTGCTGGCGATCCCGTTCGGCATCATCCTGTGGATCGAATCCGAAGCCGGTCAGCGCTGGATCGAGCGCAAGGCCTACGATTCGACCGGGCGCGTGGTGAAGATCGGCGATATCGACATCAGGATCGGCTGGCATCCCGGCGCGCGCGTCACCGGCCTGCAGATCACCAATCCGGACTGGGCGAAGACCTCGCACCTCGTCGACACGCAGCTCATCGACGGGCGGGTACGCCTGCTCCCGCTGCTGAGGGGGCTGGTGGTCGTCGACGATCTCACGCTCACGCAGGCGAAAGTGGGTCTCGAGCGCGAGAAGGACCGCAATACCTGGACGTTCAAGCAGCGCGAGAAGAAGCAAGACGAAGGACCGCAGCGGCTGTTCGTGCAGCGCGTGAATATCGACCGCGGCTTCGTCGTCTACCGCGACACCACGATCGACACCAGCGTCGAGATGGACGTCGCGGGCAACGTCGCGCAAGGGGGCGGTACGATCGACGTCGTCGCGCGCGGCACGTATCGCGGCAACAAGCTGCACGCGGTGGCCAACTTCCCGGGCCTTTTGCCGACTCCCGACACCGCGGTCGACATGTCGATGGCGATCGCGATCGGCTCGGTCACCGCCGCGGCCGCGGGGACGGTGCGCGCGGCGGACGTCGACGGCATCGACCTCGATCTCGACGTCTCGGGCGCGAGCCTAGGCGACATCAAGAAGCTCGTGCCGGTGAACCTGCCGGATACGCCGCCGTACCGCCTGCAGGGCCGCTTCCGCAATCCCGCGGGCGCGTTCATCTTCGATCCGTTCGAAGGCCGCGTCGGCGACAGCGATCTTTCCGGAGCCGCGCGCTACGAGAAAGCCGACGCGACGCGCAAGGTGCCGCTGCTGCGCGCGAAGCTCGTCTCGACGCTGCTCGACTTCGACGACCTCGGCCCCGTGGCCGGCGCGCCCCCGAAGACCGGCGCGGGCGAAACGGCTGCGCCGAAACAGAAAGCGCAGGCGGCCTCGATCGACACCACCGGCAAGGTGCTGCCGCAGAAGCGCTACGAAGTCGAAGACTTTCCGCTGATGGATGCCGACGTCAACTTCGAAGGCAAGAAGATCGTCGACGCCGCGCACGTGCCGATCGAAGACCTGTCGGTGCACTGGACCATGAAGGACGGCGTGCTGCGCTTCGAGCCGATGAAGTTCAGGCTCGCGCACGGGCTCGTCACCGCCAATCTCTCGCTCGATTCGAACAAGAAGCCGGTGGCGGGCAAAGCGAACATCGAGCTCGCGGGCTTGCGGCTGCGCGAGCTCTTTCCGCCCACCGAGAAGATGAAGCAGCCGCTCGGGGACATCTTCGCGCGCGTCGACATCGCCGGCCGCGGCACCTCGGCGGCGGAGCTGATGGGCAGCGCCGACGGGCGCCTCGCGATGCTCATCAACGGCGGCTACATCAGCAACCTGCTCATGGAAGCGGCGGGGCTCGACGTCGCCGAGGCGCTGCGCATCCTCGCGACCAAGGACGTCGACGTGAAGCTGCGCTGCGCCGTCGTCGACCTCGATCTCAAACAGGGCAACGCGAAGCCGCAGGCGTTCGTCATCGACACGACCGACACCGTCATCACTGCCGACGGCACCGTCGATTTCAAGAACGAGCTCGTCGACCTCAAGACCAAGCCGGTGCCGAAGGATCCGAGCATCTTCGTGCTGCGCACCCCGGTGAACATCGTCGGTCCGTTCAAGAAGCCGAAGGTCCGGCCCGAGATCGGACCCATCGCCCTGCGCGCCGGCGCCGCGATCGCGCTGGGTGCGCTCAACCCGCTGCTCTCGTTCCTCCCCTTCATCGAGACCGGCCCCGGCAAGGACACCGATTGCGGGAAGCTCATGGCGGAGGTGAAGCGCGCGGGGGTTAAGGAGGTGAAGAAGTGA